One Thalassoroseus pseudoceratinae DNA window includes the following coding sequences:
- a CDS encoding SMI1/KNR4 family protein codes for MKHFTDAMFDAIRSEAEAIREGATTVSVAKLDAELDNQLPPSYKEFVSKINGGAIGSIRLFGVDRSDYLDLRAKIEELGSFIPSIARKIMIPVASDWGGSLFCLDTYHPDENGELPVWYWNHEYSEEPADAPYVWSQIYDGFGSFIRDQLATKTDE; via the coding sequence ATGAAGCACTTCACTGATGCGATGTTCGACGCGATCCGATCGGAGGCGGAGGCGATACGCGAGGGCGCGACCACAGTGTCAGTTGCCAAACTTGATGCTGAGCTAGACAACCAACTTCCGCCGAGCTACAAGGAATTTGTCTCTAAGATCAACGGCGGTGCTATCGGGTCTATCCGGCTATTCGGTGTTGACCGATCCGATTATCTCGACCTCCGCGCCAAGATCGAGGAACTGGGCTCGTTTATCCCATCAATTGCGCGCAAGATCATGATTCCGGTTGCAAGCGATTGGGGCGGTAGTCTTTTCTGCCTTGACACCTATCACCCCGACGAGAACGGCGAATTGCCGGTCTGGTACTGGAACCACGAATACTCGGAAGAGCCCGCAGATGCGCCTTATGTTTGGTCTCAAATTTATGATGGATTTGGGTCATTCATTCGCGATCAACTTGCGACTAAAACAGACGAGTAA